One Chryseobacterium tructae genomic window, TGGGTAACAAGGCAGGAATTGTATTTTATACTATCTTTATAAGGGCAACATTTTGTCATATTTCATTTAATTTTTTTTTAATTTTTGTTAATCTGAAGCTTAACAATTATGACATAATGCATAAAATGACACAATAGCCGTTAAATTTTAGTTAAAATTGAAACATAGCATACTAATTGCTTACTTATTTAACATTAAATTTGTTTACTCAAAAACATAAAAATAGAAATTAATTAATAAACAAGAAAGATATACAATGAAGAGTACTTTAAAAAAACTATTACCATTTGCAGTAGTCGGAGTTATCTCAGGAGCTACTACCGTTGGAGCTATACAATATTTCGGACATGGCTCCAATAATGGAGATCAATCTTATTTCACAACATCAGCCGCAAACACCTCCTTCGCAGGAATGAATACGGGTGCAGTAGGTGATGATTTTGTAAAGGCAGCTAAAACAACTGTTCCTGCTGTAGTTACCATTAAAAATTATCAAAGCAGAACAGCAAGCAGAGCCAGTGAACAGGATCTGTTCGACTATTTCTTCGGAGACCCGTTTGGAGGAAGAGGCCAGCAAAGACAAAAACAACAACAACAGGCTCCGGACAATATGCCTTCAGGGATGGGTTCAGGAGTAATTATCTCCCCGGACGGTTATATCATCTCGAATAATCACGTAGTAGCAGGTGCCAATAAACTTGAAGTGGTTCTGAGCAACAAAAAATCATATATCGCAACTTTAGTAGGTACTGACCCTAATACTGATATTTCTTTATTAAAAATTGAAGAAAAAGGACTTCCTTACTTAAACTTTGCTAACTCAGACAATATTGAAGTTGGACAATGGGTACTTGCCGTAGGAAATCCACTAGGATTAAATTCTACCGTAACAGCAGGTATTGTTTCTGCAAAAGGAAGAGGAATCGGTATCTTAGGAAGCCAAGGAAAAGCAAGCAATCCAATTGAAAGCTTTATTCAGACGGATGCTGCCATTAATCCGGGTAACTCCGGAGGAGCTTTGGTAAATACCAATGGTGAACTTATCGGAATCAACTCTGCAATCCAGTCTACAACAGGATATTATCAAGGATATGGATTCGCTGTTCCTGCCAACTTAGCAAGAAAAATTGTTGAAGATATTAAGAAGTTTGGTATCGTACAAAGAGGGTTCTTAGGTGTTTCATCATTAGATCTTTCCAATGACCAACAAGTTCAAGCTTATAATAAACAATTCAAAACCAATATCAAATCAGGTGCTGGTGTTTATGTAACAGGATTTGGTGACAACAGTGGTGCAGAAGATGCAGGTCTGAAAAAAGGAGATATCATTACCAAAATAGACAACTACGACATCTCAGATTTTGCTGACCTTTCTATGTCTATCGGTAGTAAACGCCCTGGTGACAAAGTTCAGGTAACCTATTCTAGAAATGGTAAAGAAGCTACAACCAATGTAACGCTAAGAGACCAAAAAGGAGGTACTTCTACCAGAACGAAAGCTGACCTTAGCGTAACTGAAAAAATCGGAGCTGAGTTTGATCCTCTTACGGAAAGATTCAAAACTGAATATGGTCTGAATAGTGGCGTAGTGACTAAAAACGTAACAGAAGGAAGCGAAATGGCTAAAATCGGAATCGTAGACAACTACATTATCATTGAAATCAATGGGAAACCGGTGAATTCACAAAAAGACATCGAAAATATCCTGAATAAGTATCAAGGGAATGTACAAGTGAAATTTGTAGACGACTACGGAAGAATGTACACTAAAGGATTTAAAATGCCTTAATCAATAAAACTAAACAATAGTTATTTTCATATCAACAAAGAAAAACGCTGCAAATATTTGCAGCGTTTTTTTATTATTTATTTAGGTTTATTCATTTTCTCAGCGATTCTCTTTTGTTTATTTCGTTCATAAATGACTTCTACAATTTTACCACCAATCCAGGAAAACGGAAAAAAGGTAAGAAAGATCGAAATCTTATAAAACGTTGGATGATAGGGAAAAATAATCACATCCAGCATAGCAATAAAAAGCATAATGAAACCAATCAGAATAGCATAGGCCACTTTAGCGTATTTAACGATGATTGCCGTTGCTACTCCTCCAATAGTAGTTCCCAATCCGGAAATAAATAAAAGAAAGCCAAAAAAGGCCTTATCGTCTTTCATGCTGAAGAGAAATCTTTGCCAATGCTCAAACGGAGCAAAAGCTTCGAAAGTAACCCATTGCGGGAAAGCTCTTATACCAAGAGTAATTATAAGCCCTGTTATTCCAAGACCCATCAATACCGCAAATGTATTTCTTATAAAATTCATTAATCCTGGTGTGCGATCATAGAGATTTCAATATCCACATTTTTAGGCAAACAAGAAACCTGTACTGTTTCACGTGCAGGATAGCTTTCTGCGTCTAAATAAGAAGCGTAAATATCATTCATTACAGCAAAGTCATCCATACTTTTAAGGAAGATCGTTGCTTTTACAACATTTTTAAAAGTCATTCCAGCTTCGGTAAGGATAGCCTCAAGGTTTTTCATTACCTGATGTGTTTCCTTTTCAATTCCTTCTACCAACTTACCCGTTGCAGGATCTACAGGAATTTGTCCGGAAATGTATAAAACTCCGTTTGCCATATTAGCTTGTGAATAGGGGCCGATAGCTGCAGGTGCATTAACTGTATTGATTATTTGTTTCATATACGGATATTTATTTTTTGTAAAATTATCTTTCATTACCCATCATAAGTTAAGCAATTTCATGATAATCTTGTTAGATTTATTTTGGTTGCAAATATAAAATTTATATTGTCAAATGCCAATCTGATATTAGAAAGGTGAATTTGGCTGTGTAAAGCTTCTGTCTTTATACTTCAATGCGTCACTTAAGATATTGGCTTTGATCCCGATAAAGAAGTCATATACTTTATATTGTCCGAATGGCACCCAGTTAAAATTAATGGTAAAACTTCGTTGATCTCTTGAAAATCCGATCCTTGTATATGCCAATTCTTTAGTCACCAAGTCATAGTGAGTACTTCCTGTAACATTCCAGTAAGGGGTAAGCTTAACGCTTCCTTCAAGACCTACAGAAGCAATTTTATTCCCTTCTCTTTTCAGCTGTCTGGAATACGCATAGTTGGCATTCACGTTCAAAGTCCATGCTTGATCGAAACGTGCATAATGATCATCATCAAAATAATAGTTTTCATTTCGAATCTCACCTTTTGAGCTATACTTCTTAGCATAATCGGTTTTTTCGCCAAAGATTTCGCTGCTTAATGGATAAGATACCTGAATATTGAATCCTTGTACACTGAAACCACCAAATTGCTCTGTTCTTATTCCCGTATCCTGTCCCGGAAGGAACTGAATTTTATAAGGATCAAGAGAAAGACTCGTATTAACCGTAAGTTTATTATTAAAGAAAGAAGATTGACCGTTGATCGTAAGAATAGACCAAGGGTGATCTTTAGCAGCAAAGTTGTAGCTTCCTGTAAGGTTTAAGGATTCAAAGATTTTAATTTTCTTTACTCCTGTAGAATCGCTCTTAGACTTCACCTTCATTTCAATATTGTTCCCAATACTGAATCCCAACGCTCCTACTAATCCGCTTGACGGGCTTCCCACGATTCCTTTTTCAAAGATGGAATAAGGCGTAAGAGCACCTATTGCATTATAATAATTTTTATAATATCCGAAACCAGGACTTGAAAAATCCGGAGAATAAGTAAACCCGATACTAGGAGTCATCATATGTCTCACAGCTTCAATAGCAGATCCTTTTTTAAACTTCATCATTCCATATAAAGTCGTCTGAAGACTCGCAGTAGTAGAGAATGAAGAATATCCAGCAAACTTTTTGTTGATTTCATCTACGGTCAAATTCTTTACAGGATCATAGTATCTGTTCAACGTTTTTGTGGTTAAAGCATTATCAACATTCGCACTTAAACTGAATGTAAAATATTTAGCTAAAGTAGTATTGGTTGCTAAAGAGATATTATTTTTAAGACCTGTCTGCATTTTATCCCACATTTCCTTTTTGAACAACTCATTTTCCTGAGTATTCACAAAGTTGGTAAGATTAAAACCAGTGTTTACTGTAATATTTTCAAGAAGCCCCTGTCTTACTCCTGTTTTTGATTTAAACAGATAAAATTGGTTTATTGCAACGTTCATTTGTGGAAGACGAAGATCCGCCAGCCCTGTTGCAAAGTTTTGAGAGTAAGATGCCGTTCCTGTAATGGTCATCGGAAGTTTCAGAAATCTTTTGGTAAGAGTTACCGTTGAATTCTGTTGGGTATTCAATACATTCTGGTTGAAAATATAATTATTGTTAAGCGGGTTGTTATAGAACTTGGTACTTACAATATCCACCGCAGCACTGAATGTCAGGAAAGGGTTAGCTTTTGAATCCTGAGCGTGTGTCCAGTTGATTCTATAGGTACTGTTTCTGGTATAATCATCCAATCCTTTAATTCCTCTTACCATAGTTCCGACATCCGCATTAAAGCTTCCTGAATAGCGGTACTTTTTCTGGTAATTCATTTGTGGACGTAAGTTCCAGCTTCCTTTGGTATAAATATCCGCCAGTACTTTAAGGTCAAAATGCTCACCGATCGGCTGATAATACCCAATACCGTTTAGGAAAAACCCTACATCTTCTCGCTCCCCGAAACTCGGGATCAAAATACCCGCTGCTCGTTTGTCTGAGAACGGCAATATAGCAAAAGGCATAATAAGTGGTGTAGGAACCTGTTCTATATACATCTGAATAGGTCCGGCAACGATCTGAGATTTCGTCTTTGATTTAATCAGCTTGATATTGGAAGCTCTCATAAAGTAATCTGCCGCCGTATCTTTTTTCTTTACAAAATATTCATCGGTTGTATAATCCGCTTTTCTCATCGCGAATACCGAATCGTTGTATTTTTTAGTTTTCTGAGCTACAATAACCCCTTCACTTTCTTCTGTTCGTGCATTGAAAGCAATAGCCTGCTTGGTTTTTGTATTATAGCTGAATTCGTTGGTTTCATATTTTTTCCCAGCCTGTGTAGTAATTACAGGCTCTATGATTTTTCCTAAAGAATCTTGTTTCCCTCTGGCATAGATCAGATTTTTATTGTCATCAATGGAAATATAATCCGCATCGATCTGCATATCTTGATATTTTACCTGGGCATTCTTGTTAAGGAATGTCATTTTTTTAGGGATATCTCGCCGCTGATCATCGGCTTTTGTATGAAGTACATCATCTAAAGCTTCTTTTTTTGCAACAATGGTATCCTTTTTGGAAATAGTATCATTAACCGCATTTTTAGGCAATTTTTCAGGTGTTTTTTGTGCTAAAAAATTGTTAAAAATTAGGATAATTAAAATTTGTAATATATTTTTGAGGACGGTTTTGGCCAATTTTATTCTATATAATTAAGGCTCAAAATTAATATAATTTTTATAACTGTAAGATGTACAAACAAAATTTTAAAATAATTTTATCATTTCTCCTTATCCTAATCAGCAACTTTTTTTTCTCTCAAAAGAAGTTTACTATAGTTCTTGATGCGGGACACGGAGGTAGTGACCATGGAGCCAACAGGTCTTATTCTGACATTGGAAGAATTGCAGAAAAGGACATTACATTGGCTATTACGCTAAAGGTAGGAGCCATGCTTGAAAAAAACAGAGACTTTAAGGTAATCTATACCCGAAAGATTGACGAGTACCCTTCTTTATCCGACAGAACGAACCTGGCCAACAGGAGTAAAGCAGATTTATTTGTATCAATTCACTGTAATTCTTCTGCAAGACCTACAGCTTATGGTACGGAAACTTACGTACAGGGACCTAACCAGAACAACGAAAACCTGGAAGTTGCCAAAAGAGAGAATGACGTAATCTTTCTGGATGAAAAAGATAAGCAGACCTTCGGATCTTATAACCCGGAATCTCCGGAATCTTTAATTGCATTGAAACTTCAACAGAGTAAATACCTTGAATCCAGTCTTCTTTTAGGCGGATTGGTAGAGGATAACTTTGTGAATAAGGATAAAAGATCTTCCAGAGGAGTTTTCCAGAAAAACCTACACGTTCTTCGTATGAACGCCATGCCTTCTGTTTTGATTGAAACAGGTTTCATCAACCACCCGGAAGAAAGCCATTATATTGCTTCTGAGAAAGGTCAAAGCGAAATTGCAGAGAGTATCTATGATGCAATCATTGATTATAAAAAAGCGGTTGACAGAAAATCCGGAGGATCTATAGCTATGAAAAAGCAGGAACCGGAAAAACCGGCTGAAACTCCATTGAAGAATGATTTCAGAATATTACTGATGAGCTCTCCTACAAAATACAACGAGAATGATCCGGCACTTAAAGGTCTGAATTATGTTCTTACCATCAAGGAAAACGGGCAATACAAATATTACTATGCTGTCACCAATATGGCTTCTGTAAAAGACATTAATCTTAAAACAGCTAAGGATGCTGGATTCAGAAATGCATTTGCAGTAGGATTTATGCCTAACCAGCGAATCAGCATGGGATATTATACCATAGAAGTCTATTCGGGAGAAAAACTGAACGGAAACTCATATATCCTGCAAAACCTTAAAGATGTAGAAAGAGAGAAAGACAGTGGTGTTTTCTATTATACTTATGGAAAGGTTTATACTTTAGAGGATGCTGCAAAGTTACAGAAAGAACTTGAAGGTAAAGGAATTAAGAATACCGTGATCCAAAAAGTATACAAATAGTTAAAAAATAATTTTGAAGTTTCAAAAGCTTTTTTTACTTTTGCAACCTCAAAATTCAGGCCTATTCGTCTAGTGGTCAGGACTCAAGATTTTCATTCTTGCAACAGGGGTTCGATTCCCCTATAGGCTACTCATTAAAACCTTTAACGGCTTGAAAATTAGCTGGTTAAAGGTTTTTATTTTATACATTTTCCCACTTTTATCCCACTTTAAAAAAAACATATCTCACTTTAGAAAATCTCTAAAACTTCAAAGTTAGCTTACTGCTACAAATCACAGAAAATTCTTAATTCAAAAAGAGGGGGCACTACCAAGACTGAAACAACGGAGGGGGCTTGTTATTCATATGGTAGCTTGAATTACGTAAATAAAGTGGTTTCAGTAGTAAAATAGGGCTTTACATTCTGGATAAAACCAAAGTTCTCTTAATATGGTTTTAGCTATCTTAACGATTAAAACTCAATCGTAGTTCTACTACACTTTTAAAAATTTAACAAAAAACATTATATCTGGCATGATATTTTATCTACCTTTAGTGATATAACATCAAAAACACACAGATATACAAATGAAAAAAAATGTCTCAAATTCTGAGAGGATTTCCGAGAACCATATTGCAGGCATTAACCGTGTGGTTAAG contains:
- a CDS encoding trypsin-like peptidase domain-containing protein, yielding MKSTLKKLLPFAVVGVISGATTVGAIQYFGHGSNNGDQSYFTTSAANTSFAGMNTGAVGDDFVKAAKTTVPAVVTIKNYQSRTASRASEQDLFDYFFGDPFGGRGQQRQKQQQQAPDNMPSGMGSGVIISPDGYIISNNHVVAGANKLEVVLSNKKSYIATLVGTDPNTDISLLKIEEKGLPYLNFANSDNIEVGQWVLAVGNPLGLNSTVTAGIVSAKGRGIGILGSQGKASNPIESFIQTDAAINPGNSGGALVNTNGELIGINSAIQSTTGYYQGYGFAVPANLARKIVEDIKKFGIVQRGFLGVSSLDLSNDQQVQAYNKQFKTNIKSGAGVYVTGFGDNSGAEDAGLKKGDIITKIDNYDISDFADLSMSIGSKRPGDKVQVTYSRNGKEATTNVTLRDQKGGTSTRTKADLSVTEKIGAEFDPLTERFKTEYGLNSGVVTKNVTEGSEMAKIGIVDNYIIIEINGKPVNSQKDIENILNKYQGNVQVKFVDDYGRMYTKGFKMP
- a CDS encoding N-acetylmuramoyl-L-alanine amidase family protein; protein product: MYKQNFKIILSFLLILISNFFFSQKKFTIVLDAGHGGSDHGANRSYSDIGRIAEKDITLAITLKVGAMLEKNRDFKVIYTRKIDEYPSLSDRTNLANRSKADLFVSIHCNSSARPTAYGTETYVQGPNQNNENLEVAKRENDVIFLDEKDKQTFGSYNPESPESLIALKLQQSKYLESSLLLGGLVEDNFVNKDKRSSRGVFQKNLHVLRMNAMPSVLIETGFINHPEESHYIASEKGQSEIAESIYDAIIDYKKAVDRKSGGSIAMKKQEPEKPAETPLKNDFRILLMSSPTKYNENDPALKGLNYVLTIKENGQYKYYYAVTNMASVKDINLKTAKDAGFRNAFAVGFMPNQRISMGYYTIEVYSGEKLNGNSYILQNLKDVEREKDSGVFYYTYGKVYTLEDAAKLQKELEGKGIKNTVIQKVYK
- a CDS encoding putative LPS assembly protein LptD, translating into MAKTVLKNILQILIILIFNNFLAQKTPEKLPKNAVNDTISKKDTIVAKKEALDDVLHTKADDQRRDIPKKMTFLNKNAQVKYQDMQIDADYISIDDNKNLIYARGKQDSLGKIIEPVITTQAGKKYETNEFSYNTKTKQAIAFNARTEESEGVIVAQKTKKYNDSVFAMRKADYTTDEYFVKKKDTAADYFMRASNIKLIKSKTKSQIVAGPIQMYIEQVPTPLIMPFAILPFSDKRAAGILIPSFGEREDVGFFLNGIGYYQPIGEHFDLKVLADIYTKGSWNLRPQMNYQKKYRYSGSFNADVGTMVRGIKGLDDYTRNSTYRINWTHAQDSKANPFLTFSAAVDIVSTKFYNNPLNNNYIFNQNVLNTQQNSTVTLTKRFLKLPMTITGTASYSQNFATGLADLRLPQMNVAINQFYLFKSKTGVRQGLLENITVNTGFNLTNFVNTQENELFKKEMWDKMQTGLKNNISLATNTTLAKYFTFSLSANVDNALTTKTLNRYYDPVKNLTVDEINKKFAGYSSFSTTASLQTTLYGMMKFKKGSAIEAVRHMMTPSIGFTYSPDFSSPGFGYYKNYYNAIGALTPYSIFEKGIVGSPSSGLVGALGFSIGNNIEMKVKSKSDSTGVKKIKIFESLNLTGSYNFAAKDHPWSILTINGQSSFFNNKLTVNTSLSLDPYKIQFLPGQDTGIRTEQFGGFSVQGFNIQVSYPLSSEIFGEKTDYAKKYSSKGEIRNENYYFDDDHYARFDQAWTLNVNANYAYSRQLKREGNKIASVGLEGSVKLTPYWNVTGSTHYDLVTKELAYTRIGFSRDQRSFTINFNWVPFGQYKVYDFFIGIKANILSDALKYKDRSFTQPNSPF
- a CDS encoding RidA family protein, producing the protein MKQIINTVNAPAAIGPYSQANMANGVLYISGQIPVDPATGKLVEGIEKETHQVMKNLEAILTEAGMTFKNVVKATIFLKSMDDFAVMNDIYASYLDAESYPARETVQVSCLPKNVDIEISMIAHQD